A region of Acidobacteriota bacterium DNA encodes the following proteins:
- a CDS encoding energy transducer TonB yields MFSIKGSLSVVSVFLLACSLSSTAIFAQSKRKKPEHSKKQPMLKPVKLPSLFPIDSSEVFIASKPAPEPSFIPTGDHQDMSDRPGMSADKGQEDLVPYERAKELLQTIGLNTAVPVKFENPQNSPLVIVSADLEIKKIRRPHRPFSDLSEVYVMETSIKFSNATSKPIKAFGIYFLKIGYSDPDELPYIHSTGVGPYNTFTFQMSNTSTELSWLQNPEQLMVKVAGIVFADNSIWEEQAESKYIFENTVKRFPDESQEEADSKPALLSSPSSRYTEEARKNKIEGSVQARALIGADGKVKSVRITSGLPDGLNEEAIWTIYRMLFKPAMKNGIAITYWMKVDIEFKIQ; encoded by the coding sequence ATGTTTTCAATAAAAGGGAGCTTGAGCGTTGTGTCGGTTTTTTTGTTAGCTTGTTCTTTGTCTTCAACAGCAATCTTTGCACAATCTAAAAGAAAGAAACCTGAGCATTCAAAAAAACAGCCAATGCTCAAACCTGTTAAACTTCCATCTCTTTTTCCGATTGATTCTTCCGAGGTTTTCATTGCAAGCAAACCTGCGCCCGAACCTTCATTTATCCCGACAGGAGATCATCAAGATATGTCTGATAGACCGGGAATGAGTGCCGATAAGGGGCAAGAAGATTTGGTTCCTTATGAAAGAGCCAAAGAGTTGCTACAAACTATCGGATTGAATACCGCGGTTCCTGTGAAATTCGAGAACCCGCAGAATTCGCCTCTGGTCATTGTAAGTGCAGACCTGGAAATCAAAAAAATCAGACGACCTCACAGACCATTTAGTGATCTTTCGGAAGTTTATGTGATGGAAACAAGCATTAAATTCTCGAATGCAACCAGCAAACCGATTAAAGCCTTTGGTATCTATTTCCTCAAAATTGGCTATAGCGACCCCGATGAACTGCCCTACATTCATTCTACAGGCGTCGGACCATACAACACCTTCACTTTTCAGATGTCGAACACCTCTACGGAACTCAGTTGGCTACAAAACCCTGAACAACTGATGGTCAAAGTTGCAGGCATTGTTTTCGCCGACAACTCGATTTGGGAAGAGCAGGCTGAGTCAAAATACATCTTTGAGAATACAGTTAAGAGATTTCCTGATGAATCTCAAGAGGAAGCTGATTCAAAGCCGGCGCTTCTCAGTTCACCTAGTTCTCGTTACACCGAAGAGGCGCGAAAGAATAAAATCGAAGGCTCGGTTCAAGCAAGAGCGTTGATTGGCGCAGACGGCAAGGTAAAAAGTGTGCGCATCACTTCCGGGTTACCTGACGGCTTGAACGAAGAGGCGATATGGACTATCTATCGAATGCTTTTTAAGCCAGCAATGAAAAATGGCATAGCCATTACCTATTGGATGAAGGTAGACATTGAATTCAAGATTCAATAA